The Fusarium oxysporum f. sp. lycopersici 4287 supercont2.34 genomic scaffold, whole genome shotgun sequence genome contains the following window.
ACAGAGTACTGACTGCTTGCTATAAGAGGAATTGCAAGCCGTAAGAATAAACTCTAGGCAGCTAACACAGGTAACAAAAAACACGGTATAGAATACTGACTGCAAATTGCAACAGCTGGATAGGTACAACAAAACTCGCGATTGGTGTTACTTGCGCATGGCCTTGTGGAAATCGAACACGGCTTCTTTCAATGACCTGACATTATCAATAGAATAATAATTCGTAACACGGAAGCCCCCTAACTCTCCGGAGGAAATGATCTTTTACTTGCAAACTGCATGTGCCCCAGTGCTTGACAGATGCACCTCACATGCAACCATACTTGTGATGAATGGTGCTAGAATCATATTAGCTATTACTTAAAACACTGCGAATCGgaaacatcatcaccaccagtCTCGTTGGATCGACTCAACACTTTCTTTCACTAGTTTTCCCGATGCCTTTACCGCAACCTCCTCCCCAGCATCCAAAGACAACGGAACTGAACTCAGAATCCCCTTTCTTCCAATAACAGCAGGCATACTGAGACAACATCCATACTGCTCTTGAAAGTGACTAACGGGGTATACCGCACGCTTGTCCAAGATAACAGAACAGCACAAATTAGCAGCGACTGAAGCAATCCCGAACGGCGCAGAGCCTTTACCCCGTATGATACTTTGCGATCGACGCTTGCAGATTAGTTCAATTCTATTGCGATCAAGAGCATTGAACATTTGTACGTCAGCATTAGGGACCGCGCCAATGCTTGCTGAAGACCAGGTGACTACTTGGTCTTCCCCGTGACGGCCCACGACGAATGCATCTACAGCAGACGGTGATACCTATAATGGTGCTGTATTAGAGAGACTGAGACGTTTGTTAGAGTCGCGGGTACTCACCAAAGCACGAGATGCAACCATCCCACGAAGTCTATAAGTGTCGAGAGTAGTACCGGTGCCGATGACCTGAGACGGAGGAAGTCCCGCCATGTCTTTGGCGAGGGATGTTAGCAAGTCAACAGGATTTGCCACAACCAGCAAAACCGTGTCAGGTCGGAAAGGTTTCATCGCCTCCATCACCTCACGTATCATCGAAGTGTTCCGAGACGTATAGTCAACCGTTGTCTGCCCTTGAAAGAACCATAAGTCTGTAGCAAAAACAAGTATACTTGGACGCTTACCTAACGTGTGTTTAGATGCAGCGGTTATGACCACGAGGTCGCTCTGAGCGGCCTCACGATACGTGGCTGGACGTACACGTGTACTGCTATTAGTACTGTAGATGACATCGGAGAGATCTTCGATCTGAGCATTTCTCAGATTGAGATCGAGGTCGACGAGAAGCAACTCGCCGGGGATAGAATTCAGTGCAAGGTTATAAGCGACGGCACCGCCGACTTCGCCGACGCCTACAATCGCTACTCGAGATGCTGAGCCCATTGTGTGCAGTTGAATAACTCGGGGGATTGATCTCCCATCGTGCATAAAAATGTGCCGTGTTTTATAAAGGTCAAGAGATGAGTTTATGACTTGCGGCGTAATTAGAGTTTGCGGTGTTCTGATGGTGTTCTGATGTCTGATATTAGTGGCTGTCAGAGTAGCAAGCAGTGttgctaataatataaacaaTACGATATTGCCAATATGGACCCCCTCGCAATATTATTGTATTGTCAAGGGGTGCATATTGTATTACCCAATATGAACATGGCTCATATTGTATTTATTACCAAGAACCCAATATATTGGCAGTGTGACAATACACCCAATATATTCCACGTGACCCCATCACTAAACTGCTTCTGCACAAATCTCGTCGCCAAGTCGACTGAAATTGACGATTCTCTTCGTTGTGACCATTTTACCAAATGGAGGCGCTATTGAGGCATGGCGGTAAGTCTGTCTCGGCTCCACCATGACAAAGAAAATGGGCAGAGGCGACGATGGCCAATGTCGGCAGGGGAGGTCCAGCCGAACATGGTTAGTACCAATCGTACCTCCCCTGATGCGTGGAAACAACGCGTGGCCACGTTTTAACCAATAAAATGCCAAGTATCCCTGTCGCTAGTATAGGGTAAGACCTGCCCGCTACTCAAGAGGCAATTTCACCCCAGGACAAACATCCcaatataaataatatattgTCAATATGGACGCCCTCATATTATATTGTCGGAATATCAAAATCTTCATATCATATTGTCACAATATGAGAAAGCCCATACCATATGGGTTATATTGCAATATACTACTTTATTGCCATATTATTAGCAACACTGGTAGCAGGGGAGGGTTACACGATAAGGGAGGTGTTATGACAGTTGTAATACGATTATCTGCAGGAAGCCACGATAAAATCAGATCATGGCTCGTTCCGTGTTTTCTAATGGGGTTATAAAGGTATTTTAAGAATGCCTTCACTGGCGGTTATATGCGGTTATAGTACTAACCGAGGTCCCTGATCTGACTGATGCACCTTTGCACGGTCACCTTGAGTTTCACGTATCGGAACATTATATTACGGTCTTCCAATAGTCAAATGACCCAATCAATATAACGACGCCAGTGTAAGCTTATCTTTGGCGCATAAGTGGATCACTTCACATGCGAGTTAGTTGGTAATGGCCTGCACAATGACCAGAACTGACCTCTATTCTAAATATAGTTTGGAGGAGGCAATGCAATTGTATTACGAGATCTGGAGATTGAAAGCACTCCAGTCAAGTATAAAATGCCATCTCAAGCAGCCATGCGCtgacttgatcatcatcaatagCATCCGCTAGCTATCATAAGATTCAATCAATCGTTAcacatcaacaccattgTCATCATGAAGGTTATCCCTCTTCTCACCACTATGGCTGCCATCACAGCTGCTACTCCAGCTCCTAAAGGCTGTACGCCTGGAACCTACTCGTGCACGCCCGACCTCAAGGGCTGGCAGGTCTGTAATGTCGACCGCACCTGGGTAGTGAGTCTCTCCGTTCCATGGCGGTGGATGACAGGAAAAGCTTATCCGGTTTTTAGTTCGCCGGTGTCTGTCCCCCGAAGACTGGTTGCCTGTTTAACAAGCAGAACGGCTCGCCGTATTGCGTGCCCCCTGGCTTCCATTTCTAATTGGGCTGCATTGCCGCGTCGTTGGGAAGTGTTGTTTTCTACTGCTTTTGTTGATTCTGTTCTTTACTCAACTCTTGGTGCTTACTCAGTGCGGTATACGAGGGCGCTGATTAGTGCATCTTGATGTCAATCCTTTGCTGACGACAATGTGGATATACTGCCAGCTCTTTGTAGATAGGCTTGTTCTTTAATGTATCTTGACTTTTGCTTTATTACATAACAATGCCCTGGATTGTAATGTCTAGTATATGCAGTGAAAGAGATACCTATTAATAGCCTAGTATCTGAGTAAAAGCAAAGATGCTAATAAGTTGAATCCCCAAGTTGCCAGCCTCAACAACTAATGATACAGCCAGGAAAGAATATGCACATTCCCCATCGGTTAAAACCAACTCCATATCACCAAAAGAATCCGTTTAGACAACCTTCTCGTATTTGTAATGTGTATCAACAACAGTCTTTACTTCAACAGTTGTGTTCTCGCCAGTCTCTGCGACTGCATGGGCAACCACGTCATCCCCATATGGCCATTCCCCTTTCATCTTGTCCGGCGTGTCATACTCTGCATAATCAAGAGGATCAAGCAGCTTACGCGCTGCATTGTTTGCATCAGCCCGGTGAACAAAAGTCCCCTCTATTTGCATCTCCTGCACGCAGCCGGTTCGATCTTTATTGTAGTCGATGACGGTCTGCGTCACGTAGTAAAGCGAAGGTATTCCCTGGGGTAACATGATAGATCCATCGCTGTCTCCCAGAAGCTGTTCGGTGTTGGGTGTAGCCTGGATAGAGATCTGGAATACCTGACCTGCAGGAGCCTTAGCGTAGACCAGAACTCCATTGCCATAAGCCCAGTCTCTAGTGTGACTTGAATGTACGGCGTACTCGATGAAGTCTTCCGGTTCGTATCTCAGCGTATGGAGGACCCTGGAAGCCGAGTCTTTGGCGGAGTCGAGTGTCGTACGTGTGCCGAGAATGTAGATGGATCGTTTGGCCCCCGAAGGGTCTAGATGGAAGTCGATGACTGTTAGGATGACATGGTAGAGGAGTTCGGAACTGTtcgacatgatgaagaactTTCAAGTAGATATCAGGTATTTAAACAGAGAAGATGGTTTTTTTAATGAATAAGTCAGGTTTAATGACCCAAGAGCGCTCGAAGCGACTGAAGGGTCGACGTGAAAATATAGCCATATTGTCTGATGTGCATTTTGAAATCAGAGAACGCGTATCGTCATAGTAGTCAAATGAACGACGCTGCGGGGATGTCTCGACATGTCTTCATTGGTCATGCGATAAAGGTGGCGCCCTCAAACTCAATTGAATCTGCCCGAAGTTTGTTAATCCCCCTGCCAGAAGATCCGCACCTGATCCTTGTCGTGTAGAGGCTGCCTTTTTCATTGCATTCAGAGCTGTCATATGTCAGTCATAAGAGTAAATCGTGTTAAATTGTTAAACCCGGGTATTCAGCGAATTGGATCAATAGGATTTACTCACATGAACATCTGTGGCGTCTGAACGGCTGAAGGGGAGTGACTCGTCACATCACGTTGCGCGCCGTTGTGGCGTGATGCTAACGCTACGAATGGTATGTAATGGTGGTGTCCATCATATCATAGCCTAGAGCCTCGGAAACCCGTTCAAATGCTAACCTTCGATCAATTTCAGATGGGAGTTCATAAGGTAAAATTCATATCAAACGCAACATCCCAGTCACTTGCCTCTGTGAGGAATCTCGGTGGGGGGACCCATCCTTGCACTTCATAGCATTCATGTCTAGCTCTAGCATCACCCACTTGGGGAGCCCTGAGACCCCGACCCAAGCTATGCGATGCTGGGGCGGTTGTCTCCAATTCTCAAGCTTCGAAATCGATCGACCAAACGATTTGATTGATTCGATTAATCGATTCGATTTCGATTTCGATCCATCAGCTAGAGCCTTCCAGTCGATCGATATCGATCGACTACAAGTCGTGATTGATCGATTTGATCGTCGATCGCCAAATTCGTCGGAAGTGTTAGATTAGGTATTATTTGTGGGGCCATTCCTCACTGCGCATCGGCCAGTACCATTGTAACCTTAACCTGACGCGTCACACAGCGCGACACGAGACAGACCCGTGTCCTTGGATGCTTGTCCAATGCTCTCTGCTCAAACATATTCAATTCAAGTAAACCTCATAGATTTGACACTTGCCAACGCGGTAGCCTACGGTCTAACCTCGGGTACTCTTTGTGGGACTCAGTCATTACCGTACCAATATATCATGGACTCTTTCGACGAAGAGGTAGAAGATGCCACCACCTCAATCCCACCGCCTTCTTCTGAGCTGTCAACCAGCTCGGCTTCGACTAAGTATGCACCCAGCAAGTTTCCAGACTACGAGGCTTGGACGATTGATAAATTCGAGCGTTTCCCCGGCTTTACGATATGCCATGACCCTTCTCGGGAGCGGACTTGGTGGCAATTCGGGTTTAGAATGAAGGATAATCGATCACAACCTCACAAGATTGTATGGATATGCGAGAGGTGTTTTCTTCGTAATAGGCTGAAGACTACAAATTATGTCTTCGTTGCTTCTACGGCAGGAGGTATCGTCTGGCATCTGAGTAGGGAACACAAGGTCGTGGTTGGTGCCATCCCCGCGCCCTATCCCATGTTGCTCGACGATAAGCACTGACTTGTCAGCCGCCTTGTGGAAAAATGACAGGTCCAGGTTCTAGGAATGGAGGTACACAACGGAATCTACTCGATATGCTTCACGCCGATCCCACGAATCCTCGAGATCAAACCCTTGTCAGCAATTTGCGTTCATTATTCGACCCCACCGTGAACCAGCTGCTCCTGCTCGACTGGCTTACGTACCATAACCTCCCCTTCAATCTAGTAAACTCAGAGCGCTTCAGGCGACTCTTGCTCTACAATAACCCTTCTCTCCGGGAAGAGCAGATACCAAGCGACAGGACTCTCGTGAACCTTCTAACAAGTGAGTACAATCGAGCTAGCCAGGAAGTTCGCGTGCTTCTTCGAAAAGCGAGAAGTACGGTTCATTTTACCTTCGACGGTTGGACTTCCCGACAAAACGCATCATTCCTTGGCATCAATGCTCATTTTATTGACCGAGATTGGAAACAATGGAGAATTCTTTTGGCGTTACCACCTCTAAGGAA
Protein-coding sequences here:
- a CDS encoding L-lactate dehydrogenase — protein: MGSASRVAIVGVGEVGGAVAYNLALNSIPGELLLVDLDLNLRNAQIEDLSDVIYSTNSSTRVRPATYREAAQSDLVVITAASKHTLGKRPSILVFATDLWFFQGQTTVDYTSRNTSMIREVMEAMKPFRPDTVLLVVANPVDLLTSLAKDMAGLPPSQVIGTGTTLDTYRLRGMVASRALVSPSAVDAFVVGRHGEDQVVTWSSASIGAVPNADVQMFNALDRNRIELICKRRSQSIIRGKGSAPFGIASVAANLCCSVILDKRAVYPVSHFQEQYGCCLSMPAVIGRKGILSSVPLSLDAGEEVAVKASGKLVKESVESIQRDWW